The Fimbriimonas ginsengisoli Gsoil 348 genome window below encodes:
- a CDS encoding GNAT family N-acetyltransferase produces the protein MEYSTLLRPATLSDIEPLQALMRRSIRRLSDGFYSPIEAEAAERFIAVPDPDVIADGTFYVIEATGEIVACGGWSARRKLFTGSSEQEGLSDERLDPRVDAARIRAFFIDPGHARQGLGTVLYLECKRSALAAGFMSLELVATLPGVPFYARLGFEEVEPVPAKLPDGTVLPCIRMCRTIAKK, from the coding sequence ATGGAGTACTCCACGCTACTTCGCCCAGCTACGCTCTCGGACATTGAGCCGCTCCAAGCGCTCATGCGGAGGAGCATTCGGAGGCTCTCCGATGGTTTCTATTCGCCGATCGAGGCCGAAGCGGCGGAGCGGTTTATTGCCGTACCCGATCCGGATGTGATCGCGGATGGAACGTTCTACGTGATCGAAGCCACCGGCGAGATCGTCGCCTGCGGCGGATGGAGCGCGAGGCGCAAGCTCTTCACCGGCAGCTCGGAACAGGAGGGACTATCGGACGAGCGACTGGATCCCCGCGTCGACGCCGCCCGAATCCGAGCGTTCTTCATCGACCCGGGCCATGCCCGTCAGGGCCTTGGCACGGTGCTGTACCTCGAATGCAAGCGGTCGGCTCTCGCTGCGGGCTTCATGTCGCTCGAACTTGTGGCAACCCTCCCCGGCGTCCCGTTCTACGCCCGCCTCGGTTTCGAAGAGGTCGAGCCGGTACCGGCCAAGCTTCCCGACGGGACGGTTCTCCCCTGCATCCGCATGTGTCGCACGATCGCCAAAAAGTGA
- a CDS encoding macro domain-containing protein: MVPIEVVRGSLLEQDVEAIVNAANTAMRGGSGIDGAIHRAAGKELIGELMRVAPHGAKAGKVVVTPGFKTGFRYIFHTAGPIWRGGLNGEPALLADCYRNATLEAERLGVRTLGFCSISTGVYSYPLERAAPIALNTVRETATNLDRVVFAMFGEKEYEVFAKLANG, translated from the coding sequence ATGGTGCCAATCGAAGTCGTGCGGGGAAGCTTGCTCGAGCAAGACGTCGAGGCGATCGTCAATGCCGCCAACACCGCGATGCGAGGTGGTAGCGGGATCGATGGCGCGATCCACCGCGCTGCCGGTAAGGAGCTTATCGGGGAGTTGATGAGGGTTGCTCCCCACGGAGCCAAAGCCGGAAAGGTCGTCGTCACCCCCGGCTTCAAAACCGGATTTCGGTACATATTCCACACCGCCGGCCCGATCTGGCGGGGTGGTTTGAACGGAGAGCCAGCCCTCCTGGCCGATTGTTACCGGAACGCCACCCTGGAAGCCGAGCGTCTCGGCGTTCGCACGCTCGGGTTCTGCAGCATCTCCACCGGCGTCTACAGTTACCCGCTGGAGCGCGCGGCCCCAATTGCCTTAAACACCGTCCGCGAGACGGCCACGAATCTCGACCGAGTCGTCTTCGCCATGTTCGGCGAAAAGGAATACGAAGTCTTCGCCAAGCTAGCGAACGGCTAA
- a CDS encoding aldo/keto reductase, with product MTTGTVPYLDKPVSRIVCGTDFLMGAAPNNTFAALDAYWEAGGRTFDSAHCYGANSNIFAAWTGSRGVRDEVIYFDKGCHPYGRKRVTREDMRSDILDNHRRLERGYTDFFVLHRDDPEVPVGEIVDWLNEFKEEGLIGVFGGSNWEHTRIAAANEYAQKAGKQGFSLNNPNLTLAENVRPLWDGCLTIGEEGRRWHAETNFPLFAWSSTARGYFAGVDDPEVLRAYDSETNRARRARCEELGKKYGMSTVQMALAWTLSQPGNIFALCGLRTVDNVKQNVEVTKLKLSPEELRYLEFGEQ from the coding sequence ATGACCACCGGAACCGTTCCCTATCTCGACAAGCCCGTTTCCCGCATCGTTTGCGGCACCGACTTCCTCATGGGCGCTGCCCCAAATAACACGTTTGCCGCCCTGGATGCCTACTGGGAAGCCGGCGGACGCACATTCGACTCGGCCCACTGCTACGGCGCCAATTCGAATATCTTCGCGGCGTGGACGGGCAGCCGGGGCGTTCGCGATGAGGTGATCTACTTCGACAAGGGATGCCACCCCTACGGCCGAAAGCGGGTGACGCGAGAGGATATGCGAAGCGACATCCTCGACAACCATCGACGGCTCGAGCGCGGATACACCGATTTCTTCGTCCTCCACCGCGACGACCCCGAAGTCCCGGTGGGAGAGATCGTCGACTGGCTAAACGAATTCAAAGAGGAAGGGCTGATCGGCGTGTTCGGCGGCTCGAACTGGGAGCACACGCGCATCGCCGCCGCCAACGAGTACGCGCAGAAGGCGGGCAAGCAAGGGTTCTCGCTAAACAATCCGAACCTGACCCTCGCGGAAAACGTGCGTCCGCTGTGGGACGGCTGTCTGACGATCGGCGAGGAGGGACGCCGCTGGCATGCCGAGACGAACTTCCCGCTGTTTGCCTGGTCCTCTACCGCTCGCGGCTACTTTGCCGGCGTCGACGACCCGGAGGTTTTGCGAGCATACGACAGCGAGACGAATCGAGCCCGCCGCGCGCGCTGCGAGGAGCTCGGCAAGAAATATGGGATGTCCACGGTCCAGATGGCGCTTGCTTGGACTCTGAGCCAGCCGGGGAACATCTTCGCTCTGTGCGGTCTCCGAACCGTGGATAACGTCAAGCAGAACGTCGAAGTCACGAAGCTGAAACTTTCCCCGGAAGAGCTGCGATATCTCGAGTTCGGCGAGCAGTAG
- a CDS encoding type II toxin-antitoxin system death-on-curing family toxin gives MTVEPRFISWDDALVIHEDSLLNYGGRIGLPHPGHLESALDAPRNLYLYECHEDDDRPAIALLAAAYWVHLALAHAFADGNKRVGFSSAVLFLYTNGYELEIDPDEAYDLGIAVAEREIDRGRLAKRLEPSLTALED, from the coding sequence GTGACGGTCGAGCCTCGGTTCATCTCGTGGGACGATGCCCTCGTTATCCACGAAGACAGCTTGCTGAATTATGGCGGCCGGATCGGGCTGCCGCACCCGGGCCATCTGGAAAGCGCGCTCGACGCGCCCCGAAACCTCTACCTATACGAGTGCCACGAGGATGATGACCGTCCGGCGATCGCCTTGCTGGCGGCCGCCTACTGGGTCCACCTCGCCCTCGCCCATGCGTTTGCCGACGGCAACAAACGAGTCGGCTTCTCCTCCGCCGTGCTGTTCCTCTACACGAACGGCTATGAACTGGAAATCGACCCTGACGAGGCGTACGATCTCGGCATCGCCGTGGCCGAACGAGAGATCGACCGCGGCCGGCTGGCCAAGCGGCTGGAGCCGTCGTTGACTGCCTTAGAAGACTGA
- the polA gene encoding DNA polymerase I yields MDSKRLVVIDGYSLLYRAFFATRYLSTSDGRPTNALHGFTSMLFLLLEKVKPHAIVVALDAPGKTFRHAEYEAYKGTRRETADELKVQLVGARDFIASLGIPSVEMTGYEADDVVGTISYLAETNGYDTTIVTGDLDALQLVDKCVSVLTMKMGVTDTVTYGPAEVVERYGFGPEFVPDFKALKGDTSDNIPGVPGIGDKGAAELIQGFGTIEEMIRRFDELPAKYQKKIEGNQEQMLLSKRLATIVRDVPLKYDFKPFVLTEAQMTAAVAMLESFEFRQHVRRAPIVLGQYLDGNSPASQDGVGGPAAEIEDEAIEVRNCEAASYGDLVKFVDDRIYAVYFAQPLTARRDLFGESERKAYVAVGADVCETSEADALKLIGDIPGLAVLHDAKAAYRQFPGYRPAPRFDTLLAAYVLRSERSSYPLRDLVQGQLDTAPPNTPQEMAAALYLLEKPLAERLIKEDQDRVYREVELPLIPVLAEMENLGVCTRRDQLREFSKELEIAIERITQHIYELAGERFTIGSPKQLGEVLFDKLKLPGATKTKTGYATGVEILGEMAGTHEIAAEVLSWRELTKLKSTYADSLEKLVQADGRIHTTYSQTVAATGRLSSNDPNLQNIPIRTELGRGIRKAFVADKGYCMASLDYSQIELRILAHMCGEAALVDAFRERVDVHTVTAQEMFGLGEGKATKEQRRLAKMLNYAVLYGVSEFGLAQQLGGGFSVAEARELIKQYNERFPSVREFTKSIVAEAKSKGFTTTLYGRRRYHPDIHAPKMNERKAAERQAMNAPIQGTAADMLKIAMLRCRDILDGGPTRMLLNVHDELVFEIREGDEAVIPKLRTAMEMALPLTVPIEVDAKIGPDWNDMTPV; encoded by the coding sequence ATGGATTCCAAGCGCTTGGTGGTCATCGATGGCTACTCGCTGCTCTACCGCGCGTTCTTTGCGACGAGGTATCTCAGCACCAGTGACGGGCGGCCGACCAATGCGCTTCATGGGTTCACGTCGATGCTCTTTCTTCTCCTGGAGAAGGTGAAGCCCCACGCCATCGTGGTCGCCCTCGACGCACCCGGCAAAACGTTCCGGCACGCCGAATACGAGGCGTACAAAGGGACGCGCCGCGAAACGGCCGACGAGCTCAAGGTCCAGCTCGTTGGGGCTCGCGATTTCATCGCATCGCTTGGGATCCCCAGCGTCGAGATGACCGGATACGAGGCGGACGACGTCGTCGGCACCATCTCCTACCTCGCGGAGACCAACGGCTACGACACAACGATCGTGACGGGCGATCTGGACGCGCTCCAACTCGTCGATAAATGCGTCTCCGTACTCACGATGAAGATGGGCGTCACCGACACCGTCACCTACGGCCCCGCGGAGGTGGTGGAGCGGTACGGTTTCGGCCCGGAGTTCGTCCCGGACTTCAAGGCGCTGAAAGGAGATACCAGCGACAACATTCCCGGCGTCCCCGGCATCGGCGACAAGGGCGCGGCCGAGCTCATCCAAGGGTTCGGAACAATCGAAGAGATGATCCGGCGCTTCGACGAGCTTCCCGCCAAATACCAGAAGAAGATCGAAGGGAACCAGGAGCAGATGCTCTTGAGTAAGCGCCTCGCCACCATCGTGCGAGACGTGCCGCTCAAGTACGACTTCAAGCCCTTCGTTTTGACCGAGGCGCAGATGACGGCCGCGGTGGCGATGTTGGAGAGCTTCGAGTTTCGACAGCACGTCCGCCGAGCCCCCATCGTTTTGGGGCAGTACCTCGACGGCAACTCCCCGGCCTCCCAAGACGGGGTCGGCGGACCGGCGGCCGAAATCGAGGACGAGGCGATCGAGGTGCGCAATTGCGAAGCCGCAAGCTACGGCGACCTCGTCAAGTTCGTGGACGACCGGATCTACGCCGTCTACTTCGCCCAACCGCTCACCGCGCGCCGTGACCTGTTCGGCGAAAGCGAGCGAAAGGCGTACGTCGCGGTCGGCGCCGATGTCTGCGAGACGAGCGAGGCGGACGCCCTGAAGCTCATTGGAGATATTCCCGGACTGGCCGTCCTTCACGACGCCAAGGCGGCCTACCGCCAATTCCCCGGCTACCGCCCCGCTCCCCGGTTCGATACGTTACTGGCCGCCTACGTGCTTCGATCCGAGCGAAGCAGCTACCCGCTTCGGGACCTGGTTCAAGGCCAGCTCGATACCGCGCCACCGAACACGCCGCAAGAGATGGCGGCGGCGCTATATCTGCTTGAGAAGCCTCTGGCCGAGCGCCTTATCAAAGAAGACCAGGATCGGGTGTATCGCGAGGTCGAGCTCCCGCTGATCCCCGTGCTCGCGGAAATGGAGAACTTAGGCGTCTGTACCCGACGCGATCAGCTTCGGGAATTTAGTAAAGAGCTCGAGATCGCGATCGAGCGGATCACGCAGCACATCTACGAGCTCGCTGGCGAGCGATTCACGATCGGGTCTCCGAAGCAGCTCGGCGAGGTCCTCTTCGATAAGCTGAAGCTGCCCGGCGCGACCAAAACGAAGACCGGCTATGCGACCGGAGTCGAAATCCTCGGCGAAATGGCGGGGACCCACGAGATCGCGGCCGAAGTGCTCTCTTGGCGGGAGCTGACGAAGCTGAAGAGTACGTATGCCGACTCGCTCGAGAAGCTGGTTCAGGCGGACGGACGGATCCACACCACGTACAGCCAGACCGTCGCCGCCACCGGCCGGCTTTCGTCCAACGATCCGAACCTCCAGAACATCCCGATCCGAACCGAGCTTGGCCGCGGCATCCGCAAGGCGTTCGTCGCCGACAAAGGATATTGCATGGCCTCGCTCGACTACTCGCAGATCGAGCTTCGCATCCTCGCCCACATGTGCGGCGAGGCCGCCCTCGTCGATGCGTTCCGAGAGCGGGTGGACGTTCACACCGTGACCGCGCAGGAGATGTTCGGCCTTGGAGAGGGAAAGGCGACGAAGGAACAGCGGCGGCTGGCCAAGATGCTGAACTACGCGGTGCTTTACGGCGTGAGCGAATTCGGCCTGGCGCAGCAGCTCGGCGGCGGATTTTCCGTAGCGGAGGCGCGAGAGCTGATCAAGCAGTACAACGAGCGGTTCCCCAGCGTGCGAGAATTCACCAAGAGCATCGTGGCGGAAGCGAAGAGCAAAGGGTTTACGACCACTCTCTATGGGCGGCGCCGCTACCATCCGGACATCCATGCGCCGAAGATGAACGAGCGCAAGGCGGCCGAACGGCAAGCGATGAACGCCCCGATCCAGGGAACCGCCGCCGATATGCTGAAGATCGCGATGCTCCGCTGCCGCGATATCTTGGACGGCGGACCGACCCGGATGCTGCTGAACGTCCACGACGAACTCGTCTTCGAGATTCGCGAAGGAGACGAGGCGGTGATTCCGAAGCTGCGGACGGCGATGGAGATGGCCCTTCCGCTAACCGTCCCGATCGAAGTCGACGCCAAAATCGGCCCCGATTGGAACGACATGACCCCGGTATAG
- a CDS encoding 6-pyruvoyl trahydropterin synthase family protein, whose protein sequence is MPRFRVCKTFTVESGHMLSKHPDRCRFPHGHTRKVEVIVSSERLDENDMVIDFKALKLAVADYIERYDHAMAINSEDPLLPEILRVHPTSAIVFEGVDPTTEVIAKDLYDHVACILRDGFAGSSSTGIPYTIHANAVSLERVRVWETPSSWAEYGD, encoded by the coding sequence GTGCCCCGCTTCCGCGTCTGTAAAACGTTCACCGTCGAGTCCGGCCATATGCTGAGCAAGCATCCGGACCGATGCCGTTTTCCCCACGGCCATACCCGTAAGGTGGAGGTGATCGTGTCTTCGGAGCGACTCGACGAGAACGACATGGTCATCGACTTCAAGGCGCTGAAGCTCGCCGTGGCCGATTACATCGAAAGGTACGACCACGCGATGGCGATCAATTCGGAGGATCCGCTGCTACCTGAAATCTTGCGCGTCCATCCGACGAGCGCGATCGTTTTCGAGGGGGTGGACCCGACAACGGAGGTGATCGCAAAGGACTTGTACGATCACGTCGCGTGCATTTTGCGAGACGGGTTCGCCGGTTCTTCCTCGACTGGCATCCCCTACACTATCCATGCGAACGCCGTCTCTCTTGAGAGGGTCCGCGTGTGGGAGACTCCGAGCAGTTGGGCCGAGTACGGCGACTGA
- a CDS encoding TfoX/Sxy family protein: MVYRPLRYEQMMRAAEAYDVRARRMFGGMGVYTGEKMFAFLVGEDIGLKLAPEDYEQALTLPGAGPMKPDKDAEPMREYVRMPKSILDDRDSFILWVERSAGYARRKLSQTA; the protein is encoded by the coding sequence ATGGTCTATCGTCCACTTCGGTACGAGCAGATGATGAGGGCCGCAGAGGCCTACGACGTACGGGCACGTCGGATGTTTGGCGGGATGGGGGTCTATACGGGCGAGAAGATGTTTGCCTTCCTTGTGGGGGAAGACATCGGACTCAAACTGGCTCCTGAGGACTATGAGCAGGCGCTCACATTGCCGGGGGCGGGACCGATGAAGCCCGACAAAGACGCGGAGCCGATGAGGGAGTACGTCAGGATGCCCAAATCCATCCTCGACGATCGGGATTCATTTATCCTTTGGGTGGAGAGAAGCGCGGGGTACGCCCGGCGCAAACTCTCCCAAACGGCTTGA
- a CDS encoding alpha-N-arabinofuranosidase produces MDAVITLLPDEPYGHVSPRLYGHFAEHLGRCCYDGLWVGRDNVEVEHVDGFRKDVVEALRAMPTPLLRWPGGCYADHYHWRDGIGPERAVRLGLSCGRQVLDDNTLGTHEFLHFCQLIGAEPYLAGNMGSGSVQELCDWVEYCNTKLPTTLGKERAANGHTRPFDVKLWGVGNENWGCGGNYDPESYALEYRRYSMMMQHVDPSIEMVVCGHDRTWNQRCLEKLRGYTGFVDHYSIHRYWIEGGHGTEFSETDYYALLAEAERTEEFIVETRAMIEDVSPKKRIGIALDEWGVWHPEARTWGPGPVAEEIGDYSQAGTMRDALATAVGFEVFHRQCASLSMANLAQIVNVLHAPIMTEGTAFWVTPTYHLLRMHRPHIGAQAYRCEVETTISTPQGAAISATATSGGVTVTNRHLTQAAVVQVPGSYSEAWLLSAEPSAQNSAAHPDNVSPTPLKLSVEGTFELPPHSVATLVR; encoded by the coding sequence ATGGACGCCGTTATCACTCTCCTCCCCGACGAGCCGTACGGGCACGTATCGCCCCGGCTTTATGGCCACTTCGCGGAGCACCTTGGAAGGTGCTGTTACGACGGGCTTTGGGTGGGGCGCGATAACGTCGAAGTCGAGCACGTCGACGGGTTTCGCAAAGACGTCGTCGAGGCGCTCCGCGCGATGCCGACTCCACTCCTCCGGTGGCCGGGTGGATGCTACGCCGACCACTACCATTGGCGCGACGGAATCGGGCCGGAGCGCGCGGTGCGGCTCGGCCTCTCTTGCGGGCGGCAGGTGCTCGACGACAACACGCTGGGCACTCACGAGTTCCTTCACTTTTGCCAGTTGATCGGCGCCGAGCCGTACCTCGCGGGGAACATGGGCTCGGGATCGGTGCAGGAGCTGTGCGATTGGGTCGAGTACTGCAACACCAAGCTACCCACGACCCTTGGCAAGGAGCGAGCTGCCAACGGTCACACAAGGCCGTTCGACGTGAAGCTTTGGGGGGTCGGAAACGAGAACTGGGGATGCGGGGGTAATTACGACCCGGAGAGCTATGCCCTGGAATACCGCCGCTACTCGATGATGATGCAGCACGTCGACCCCTCGATCGAAATGGTGGTCTGCGGCCACGACCGGACTTGGAACCAGCGCTGCCTCGAGAAACTACGCGGTTATACCGGCTTCGTCGACCACTATTCGATCCACCGGTATTGGATCGAAGGAGGCCACGGAACCGAGTTCTCGGAGACCGACTACTACGCGCTTCTCGCCGAAGCCGAACGGACGGAAGAGTTCATCGTCGAGACCCGGGCGATGATCGAAGACGTCAGCCCCAAGAAGCGAATCGGCATCGCCCTCGACGAGTGGGGCGTATGGCACCCTGAAGCCCGAACCTGGGGTCCGGGACCGGTCGCCGAAGAAATCGGCGACTACTCCCAGGCCGGTACGATGCGAGACGCCTTGGCGACCGCCGTCGGCTTTGAGGTGTTCCACCGTCAATGTGCCTCACTTTCGATGGCGAATCTTGCCCAGATCGTGAACGTACTCCACGCGCCGATCATGACGGAAGGGACCGCATTCTGGGTCACGCCGACGTACCACCTGCTGCGGATGCACCGCCCTCACATCGGCGCCCAGGCATATCGTTGCGAGGTGGAGACCACGATCTCCACTCCCCAGGGCGCCGCGATCTCCGCGACCGCAACCAGCGGCGGAGTAACCGTCACCAACCGGCACCTAACCCAAGCCGCCGTGGTGCAAGTGCCCGGCTCCTACTCCGAAGCCTGGCTACTGTCCGCCGAACCATCGGCCCAAAACTCCGCCGCCCACCCAGACAACGTATCGCCGACTCCCCTAAAGCTGTCCGTCGAAGGAACGTTCGAGCTACCCCCTCACAGTGTGGCTACGTTGGTGAGATGA
- a CDS encoding NAD(P)/FAD-dependent oxidoreductase — translation MKVDVAIIGGGPGGSTCGGFLKKYQPGLKVAIFERDTFPRDHIGESQLPVIGAILHELGVWDKVEAADFPIKVGGTYRWGNSDDLWDFHFLPHGKFDDAPRPGKFEGQRRETALQVDRSIYDKILLDHARELGCDVYEATGVREVLRSGDTVKGLVLEDGQKVEARYYIDASGHSGFLRRAMGIGIEEPSALRNIAIWDYWQNAEWAVNIGVGGTRIQVMSVGYGWLWFIPLSPTRTSLGLVCPADYYKKSGMRPEELYMKAIQDEPRIRGLTRNGSREGQLSTTKDWSFVAERLTGENWFLVGEAAGFADPILSAGLSLTHASAREAAYTIMEMDRGSGKKWLRAEYDGRNRRRVLQHIKFADYWYTANAHFSDLKEYTREIARDAGLELDAEKAFQWLGTGGFIEEDLNVGGFGTVSFNALHQISRRLSDKPAIPATAGFNGFVLDLAGAEKVELAHYESGRVIPIPAYRRNGKLLPLTGLAAYLVMGLQHSPRISQALAMISHEMAKKGIRYTPVEHEGFVQTLEAMVRDGWVEPRAYATGDSLQNWQPEASSMIETNHDLDLPEDRRASSLA, via the coding sequence GTGAAAGTCGACGTCGCTATCATCGGAGGCGGGCCTGGAGGCTCGACCTGTGGAGGGTTTCTAAAGAAGTACCAACCGGGGCTAAAGGTCGCCATTTTCGAGCGCGATACGTTTCCCCGGGACCACATCGGCGAGAGCCAGCTTCCGGTCATCGGCGCCATTCTTCACGAGCTGGGTGTGTGGGATAAGGTCGAAGCCGCCGACTTCCCGATCAAGGTCGGCGGCACCTACCGCTGGGGCAATAGCGACGACCTCTGGGACTTCCATTTCTTGCCGCACGGTAAGTTCGACGATGCCCCTCGACCCGGCAAATTTGAAGGCCAACGCCGGGAAACGGCGCTCCAGGTAGATCGATCGATCTACGACAAGATCCTCCTCGATCACGCTCGCGAGCTTGGCTGCGACGTGTACGAGGCGACCGGAGTCCGAGAAGTGCTCCGCTCCGGCGACACCGTAAAGGGACTCGTGCTGGAAGACGGGCAAAAGGTCGAAGCGCGTTACTATATCGACGCCTCCGGCCATTCAGGTTTTCTTAGAAGAGCGATGGGGATCGGAATCGAGGAGCCGAGCGCGCTTCGCAACATCGCGATTTGGGATTACTGGCAGAACGCCGAGTGGGCGGTCAACATCGGAGTCGGCGGTACCCGGATACAGGTGATGAGCGTCGGCTACGGCTGGCTCTGGTTTATCCCGCTCAGCCCCACCCGAACCTCCCTCGGCCTAGTTTGCCCCGCCGATTACTACAAGAAGAGCGGCATGCGGCCCGAAGAGCTTTACATGAAGGCGATCCAGGACGAGCCGCGCATTCGCGGTCTCACGCGGAACGGCAGTCGCGAAGGGCAACTATCGACCACCAAGGACTGGTCTTTCGTGGCCGAGCGCTTGACCGGAGAAAACTGGTTCCTCGTGGGCGAAGCCGCCGGCTTCGCCGACCCGATCCTCTCCGCGGGCTTGAGTCTCACCCACGCCTCTGCCCGGGAAGCGGCCTACACGATCATGGAGATGGACCGTGGCAGCGGCAAGAAATGGCTGCGGGCCGAGTACGACGGACGTAATCGCCGCCGGGTGCTCCAGCACATCAAGTTCGCCGACTACTGGTACACCGCTAACGCCCACTTCTCCGACCTCAAGGAGTACACGCGGGAGATCGCAAGAGACGCCGGGTTGGAGCTGGATGCCGAAAAGGCGTTCCAGTGGCTCGGGACCGGTGGCTTTATCGAGGAAGACCTGAACGTGGGTGGCTTCGGCACCGTGAGCTTCAACGCGCTTCACCAGATCAGCCGACGGCTTTCGGATAAGCCGGCCATTCCCGCTACCGCGGGATTCAACGGTTTTGTGCTCGATCTTGCCGGCGCGGAAAAGGTCGAGCTGGCCCACTACGAAAGCGGCCGCGTCATTCCAATTCCTGCCTACCGGCGAAATGGAAAGCTGCTCCCGCTAACCGGTTTGGCCGCGTACCTCGTGATGGGACTTCAGCATTCCCCGAGGATCTCCCAAGCGCTGGCGATGATCTCGCACGAGATGGCCAAAAAAGGGATCCGATACACGCCAGTAGAGCACGAGGGTTTTGTCCAGACCTTGGAGGCAATGGTTCGCGATGGATGGGTCGAGCCGCGGGCATACGCCACCGGCGACTCGCTCCAAAACTGGCAGCCGGAAGCCTCGTCGATGATCGAGACCAACCACGATCTCGATCTGCCGGAGGATAGAAGGGCCTCCAGCTTGGCGTAG
- a CDS encoding cation:proton antiporter encodes MTEVDLMLRFFLQILVVLMVCKAVGWFGQRFLGQTQVVMEMLAGVFLGPSVFGLLAPGPQAWLFPLNSTYLVGGAEKSFRHPSMFILYAAAQLGLVLYMFLVGTEFNIKLIQHRAKGAISVSLAGIAVPFVLGAGLAVFTYKGWGLFKENITLGTACLYFGAAMCITAFPMLARIIYERKIAGTTLGTLALGAGATDDAVAWSLLAVVLAYAKGSWTYAAYAILGGLLFGFVILKYASRLFVKLAETMERQGEMSQGLFVTTMILLFAGAYITDAIGIYAVFGAFLIGAAMPRGAFVDEIRKRIESLTVSVLLPFFFVYSGLNTKVNLIDSPSMAMIAVVVVIAAILGKGLACTLAAKASGEGWRESWAIGTLMNARGLMELIILNIGLQQGVITQRLYTIMVIMAIVTTLMASPIFQWIYKRHLGHLRDETLAVAV; translated from the coding sequence GTGACCGAAGTCGACTTGATGCTCCGTTTCTTCCTCCAGATCCTCGTGGTCTTGATGGTGTGTAAGGCAGTCGGCTGGTTCGGGCAACGCTTCCTCGGCCAAACCCAGGTGGTGATGGAGATGCTCGCGGGCGTCTTTCTCGGCCCCTCCGTCTTTGGCCTTCTCGCTCCGGGGCCTCAGGCTTGGCTCTTTCCGTTGAATTCCACCTATCTTGTCGGCGGCGCGGAAAAGTCGTTTCGTCACCCCTCGATGTTCATCCTGTACGCGGCCGCCCAGTTGGGGCTGGTGCTGTACATGTTTCTGGTGGGGACCGAGTTCAACATCAAGTTGATCCAGCATCGGGCGAAGGGCGCGATCTCGGTTTCGCTCGCCGGAATCGCCGTCCCGTTCGTCCTCGGCGCCGGCCTGGCGGTGTTTACCTACAAAGGCTGGGGGTTGTTCAAGGAGAACATCACGCTCGGAACGGCCTGCCTTTACTTCGGCGCGGCGATGTGCATCACCGCGTTCCCGATGTTGGCGAGGATCATCTACGAGCGGAAGATCGCGGGTACTACCCTGGGGACGCTGGCGCTTGGCGCGGGCGCTACGGACGATGCGGTGGCCTGGTCGCTTCTGGCCGTCGTTCTCGCCTACGCGAAGGGGAGTTGGACCTACGCGGCGTACGCGATCCTGGGCGGCCTTCTCTTCGGTTTCGTGATCCTCAAGTACGCAAGCCGATTGTTTGTAAAGCTGGCGGAGACGATGGAGCGCCAAGGGGAAATGTCGCAGGGGCTCTTCGTCACTACGATGATCCTTCTATTCGCCGGCGCGTACATCACCGACGCGATCGGCATCTACGCGGTGTTCGGCGCGTTCCTGATCGGAGCGGCGATGCCGCGGGGCGCGTTCGTCGATGAGATTCGCAAGCGGATCGAGTCGCTCACGGTTTCGGTGCTGCTTCCATTCTTCTTCGTCTATTCCGGTCTCAATACCAAGGTGAACCTTATCGACTCCCCGTCGATGGCGATGATCGCCGTCGTCGTCGTCATTGCCGCGATCCTCGGTAAGGGGCTCGCGTGCACGCTGGCCGCCAAGGCGAGCGGAGAAGGTTGGCGCGAATCGTGGGCGATCGGGACACTGATGAACGCCCGCGGGCTGATGGAACTGATCATTCTCAATATCGGCCTTCAGCAGGGCGTCATCACCCAGCGCCTCTACACGATCATGGTCATCATGGCGATCGTCACCACTCTCATGGCCTCCCCGATCTTCCAGTGGATCTACAAGCGCCACCTGGGGCATCTGCGGGACGAGACGCTGGCGGTCGCGGTTTAG